Within Actinoplanes sp. L3-i22, the genomic segment ACCGGGAAACCGCCCCTGCGGGTGGTCGCGGTGAGCGGTTCGGCGCTGCCCGGCGGGCTGGCCACGCGATTCATGGATCGGTACGGCGACGTCCTCTACAACCTCTACGGATCGACCGAGGCGTCGTGGGCGTCGATCGCCACGCCCGCCGATCTGCGATTCGCCCCCAACACCGCGGGAAAACCTCCCTACGGTACGAAGGTCGCCGTGCTCGGCGACGACGGGGAACCGGTCCCGCCGGGCGAGGTCGGACGCCTGTTCGTCGGCAACGAGATGCTGTTCGAGGGCTACACGAACGGCGCCTCGAAGACCATGCACGAGGGTCTGCTGGCCACCGGCGACCTCGGCCACGTGGACGCCGCCGGCCGGGTCTACGTGGACGGCCGCGAGGACGACATGATCGTCTCCGGCGGCGAGAACGTGTACCCCGCCGAGGTGGAGGGCCTGCTCGCCGACCTGCCCCAGGTCCGCGAGGTGGCGGTGATCGGCGTCCCGGACGACGAGTACGGTCAGCGGCTCGCGGCCTACCTGGTGCTGCGCGAGGCGGAGACCCTCGACCCGGAGGCGGTCCGCGAGCACGTGCGGCACCACCGGGCCCGCTTCAGCGTCCCCCGCGACGTGGTGTTCCTGGCCGAGCTGCCGCGCAACGCCACCGGCAAGGTCGTCACCCGCGACCTGCCCCGCTAGGGGGCGACCAGCCGGCGGACGCTGTCGCGCAGCAGGGCGCGCCGGCGTGCGTGGGACTCCTCGGGCTCGTCCGCGGTGGCCACGTAGAAGGTGCTGGCCGGGGACCACGCGCACGCCATCGCCAGCACCAGCGCGAACAGCTCCACCGGATCCCCCGCCCGGACCTGGCCGGCGGCCTGCGCCCGGGCGATCGCCTGGAACTTCGGCTCGTCGGCCGAGCCGCCGCCGAGCCGGCCGACCGGCCGCCGTTCCAGGCGCAGCCACCCGGTCAGCCGGACCAACTCGGGGTGCCGCAGGTTCTCGTCGTAGACGGCGACGGCGAACCCCGGCAGGTCCGCCGCGTCGAAGCTCAGCGCGTCGATCAGCCGCTCGGCCCGGTCCGCCACGACCGCGTCGAACAGGGCGTCCTTGCTGCCGAAATAGCCGTACAGCTGGGCCTTGTTGGTCTGCGCGGCGACCATGATCCGGTCGACCCGGGCGCCGGCGATGCCGCGCTCGGCGAACTCCTCGGCGGCCGCGTCGAGGATCCGGCGGCTGGTGGCGGCGCCGCGGGCGCTGGTCGGCAGGGCTGGCATGCGACCAGATTAACAAACAGACGAGTTGGTTTGTCTTTCCGCGAAAAGGCGCTACGTTGGTGGCAGACCGAATAGTCTGTCTGGAAGGACGAAAGCATGCGGACCACCACCGCCTGGC encodes:
- a CDS encoding TetR/AcrR family transcriptional regulator; translation: MPALPTSARGAATSRRILDAAAEEFAERGIAGARVDRIMVAAQTNKAQLYGYFGSKDALFDAVVADRAERLIDALSFDAADLPGFAVAVYDENLRHPELVRLTGWLRLERRPVGRLGGGSADEPKFQAIARAQAAGQVRAGDPVELFALVLAMACAWSPASTFYVATADEPEESHARRRALLRDSVRRLVAP